A stretch of the Larimichthys crocea isolate SSNF chromosome IX, L_crocea_2.0, whole genome shotgun sequence genome encodes the following:
- the LOC104932738 gene encoding Golgi phosphoprotein 3, whose protein sequence is MATLTQRTSGLVQRRTEATRSAAADKERESGGEEDEARRGEEEDDDKGDSKETRLTLMEEVLLLGLKDREGYTSFWNDCISSGLRGCMLVELALRGRLQLEACGVRRKSLLSRKVICKSDAPTGDVLLDEALKHIKETQPPETVQSWIELLSGETWNPLKLHYQLRNVRERLAKNLVEKGVLTTEKQNFLLFDMTTHPLTNSTIKQRLVKKVQESVLEKWVNDPHRMDKRILSLILLAHSSDVLENAFAPLQDDQYDLGMKRVHTLLELEPEKESAKPNANELMWAVVAAFTK, encoded by the exons aTGGCGACTCTCACGCAGCGAACCTCGGGCCTCGTCCAGCGGAGGACCGAGGCCACTCGCAGCGCCGCCGCCGACAAGGAGAGGGAGTCCGGCGGGGAGGAGGACGAGGCGCGCcgcggggaggaggaggacgacgacaaGGGGGACTCGAAGGAAACCAGGCTCACGCTGATGGAGGAAGTGTTGCTGTTGGGCCTCAAGGATCGAGAG gGTTACACGTCTTTCTGGAACGACTGTATTTCTTCCGGACTCCGCGGGTGTATGCTCGTCGAGCTGGCCCTCAGAGGGAGGCTACAGCTGGAGGCCTGCGGCGTGAGGAGGAAAAGCCTGCTCTCAAGGAAG GTGATCTGCAAGTCAGACGCCCCGACTGGAGATGTGCTACTGGACGAGGCGCTGAAGCACATAAAAGAAACCCAGCCTCCAGAGACGGTGCAGAGCTGGATAGAGCTGCTGAGTG GAGAGACCTGGAATCCCCTGAAGCTGCACTACCAGCTGAGAAACGTTAGAGAGCGTCTGGCGAAAAACCTGGTAGAGAAAGGAGTGCTCACCACGGAGAAACAGAACTTCCTGCTTTTTGACATGACCACACATCCGCTCACCAACAGCACCATTAAACAG CGTCTCGTCAAGAAGGTCCAGGAATCCGTTTTGGAGAAGTGGGTCAACGATCCACACCGTATGGACAAGCGGATCCTTTCCCTGATCCTTCTGGCCCACTCATCCGACGTTCTCGAGAATGCCTTCGCCCCACTCCAAGACGACCAGTACGACTTGGGCATGAAGAGAGTCCACactctgctggagctggagccgGAGAAAGAGAGCGCAAAGCCAAACGCCAACGAACTTATGTGGGCGGTGGTGGCCGCGTtcactaaatga